The following are encoded together in the Panicum virgatum strain AP13 chromosome 6K, P.virgatum_v5, whole genome shotgun sequence genome:
- the LOC120711887 gene encoding 4'-phosphopantetheinyl transferase psf-1-like isoform X2, whose translation MYMDLLSPSERKTALSMNGEKLQKDTNCKVDPGSFEFKKNKFGKPEILWQSDDNKMEWPLHFNISHTSSLIACGITMDNPIGIDIEEKKRKTAKNILSLARRYFTPSEVDYLAKIPDPDAQQKEFIKLWTLKEAYVKALGRGFSGAPFNKFSIEMAAKNGIRISVPPKIFKDSDSTCDCLSENWQFALVELNSSHYIAVCVEDESRSSDSGNGRLPLGLKVW comes from the exons ATGTACATGGATCTCCTTTCGCCTTCCGAAAGGAAGACTGCTTTATCTATGAATGGGGAGAAGTTGCAGAAAG ATACAAATTGCAAAGTTGATCCAGGATCATTTGAGTTTAAGAAAAACAAATTTGGCAAACCTGAG ATATTGTGGCAATCTGATGACAACAAGATGGAATGGCCTTTGCATTTCAATATTTCACACACATCTTCTTTGATTGCCTGTGGCATAACCATGGATAATCCT ATTGGCATTGACATTGAAGAGAAGAAACGAAAGACAGCCAAGAATATTTTATCTCTTGCTCGACGTTATTTCACCCCATCTGAAGTTGATTATCTAGCTAAGATTCCGGATCCTGATGCTCAGCAAAAGGAATTCATCAAATTATGGACTCTTAAA GAAGCATACGTAAAAGCTCTTGGAAGGGGATTTTCAGGTGCTCCTTTCAATAAGTTCTCAATCGAAATGGCAGCAAAGAACGGAATCCGAATTTCTGTG CCACCAAAAATATTCAAGGATTCTGACTCTACTTGTGACTGTTTGTCCGAGAATTGGCAATTTGCACTTGTGGAGCTAAATAGTTCTCATTACATAGCAGTTTGTGTAGAGGATGAGTCAAGAAGTTCAG ATTCTGGGAATGGTCGGCTACCTCTAGGATTGAAAGTATGGTAG
- the LOC120711887 gene encoding 4'-phosphopantetheinyl transferase HetI-like isoform X1, translated as MRHRLLRRAMPLPPPPPPPAPRTPGVAGGRLFSSLPPPPPLQSRREVHVWYLLPDELNDASQLKMYMDLLSPSERKTALSMNGEKLQKGAVLSRALVRTTLSRYTNCKVDPGSFEFKKNKFGKPEILWQSDDNKMEWPLHFNISHTSSLIACGITMDNPIGIDIEEKKRKTAKNILSLARRYFTPSEVDYLAKIPDPDAQQKEFIKLWTLKEAYVKALGRGFSGAPFNKFSIEMAAKNGIRISVPPKIFKDSDSTCDCLSENWQFALVELNSSHYIAVCVEDESRSSDSGNGRLPLGLKVW; from the exons ATGCGCCaccgcctgctccgccgcgcgatgccgctcccgccgccgccgccgccgcctgcgccccgGACgccgggggtcgccggcgggcgCCTCTTCTcctcgctcccgccgccgccgccgctccagtcCCGAAG AGAGGTGCATGTTTGGTATCTTTTGCCTGATGAGTTGAATGATGCCTCCCAACTGAAGATGTACATGGATCTCCTTTCGCCTTCCGAAAGGAAGACTGCTTTATCTATGAATGGGGAGAAGTTGCAGAAAGGTGCCGTGCTGTCTCGTGCACTAGTGCGCACCACACTCTCAAGAT ATACAAATTGCAAAGTTGATCCAGGATCATTTGAGTTTAAGAAAAACAAATTTGGCAAACCTGAG ATATTGTGGCAATCTGATGACAACAAGATGGAATGGCCTTTGCATTTCAATATTTCACACACATCTTCTTTGATTGCCTGTGGCATAACCATGGATAATCCT ATTGGCATTGACATTGAAGAGAAGAAACGAAAGACAGCCAAGAATATTTTATCTCTTGCTCGACGTTATTTCACCCCATCTGAAGTTGATTATCTAGCTAAGATTCCGGATCCTGATGCTCAGCAAAAGGAATTCATCAAATTATGGACTCTTAAA GAAGCATACGTAAAAGCTCTTGGAAGGGGATTTTCAGGTGCTCCTTTCAATAAGTTCTCAATCGAAATGGCAGCAAAGAACGGAATCCGAATTTCTGTG CCACCAAAAATATTCAAGGATTCTGACTCTACTTGTGACTGTTTGTCCGAGAATTGGCAATTTGCACTTGTGGAGCTAAATAGTTCTCATTACATAGCAGTTTGTGTAGAGGATGAGTCAAGAAGTTCAG ATTCTGGGAATGGTCGGCTACCTCTAGGATTGAAAGTATGGTAG